The following are from one region of the Tachysurus fulvidraco isolate hzauxx_2018 chromosome 15, HZAU_PFXX_2.0, whole genome shotgun sequence genome:
- the LOC113663516 gene encoding zona pellucida sperm-binding protein 3-like: MGFNQREVGVVVLLLSFGLSTAQWPLKEAVLAPLGFQHNNSGYHLVPVNTGLTSQWLQRDQQSGSPAIGVQLQNPSGPQNQQVVQQPAKKVTWRFPAAPQIPTPPAPVHFVRQSDPVPAQGVTVKCNETAVRVEVRRDLFGTDAPLNIAAFTLGGCAARGMDASSQVFIFESALYGCNSKLTVTAKELVYIFSLGMASVPLSSTPIQRVAATVVSIECHYLRFHNVSSNPLMPAWIPYASAQAAEELLVFSLRLMMADWTSERPSNQYYLGELINIEASVLQFNHVPLRVLVDSCVATPVPDLNAIPRYSFIENYGCMIDAKLTHSSSHFLPQTQASKLRLQLEAFRFQQVNSSMVYIACLLKATAASAPADAEHKACSFSNNGWTAAYGADQVCSCCSSSCAGRKGHELASEQGLQLVKEVNLGPVVVLENAW, translated from the exons ATGGGTTTCAACCAAAGGGAAGTTGGTGTGGTTGTGCTGCTGCTTTCATTTGGGTTGTCAACAGCCCAATGGCCGCTAAAGGAAGCTGTTCTAGCTCCTCTTGGATTTCAACATAACAATTCAGGGTATCATTTGGTGCCAGTGAACACTGGGTTGACTTCTCAATGGCTTCAAAGGGATCAACAATCTGGAAGCCCTGCAATAGGAGTGCAGCTTCAAAATCCTTCAGGTCCTCAAAACCAGCAAGTAGTGCAGCAACCAGCAAAGAAAGTGACTTGGCGTTTTCCAGCAGCACCACAAATCCCAACCCCACCAGCACCAGTGCACTTTGTAAGGCAGTCTGATCCTGTTCCTGCCCAGGGTGTAACAGTAAAGTGCAACGAGACTGCAGTGCGTGTAGAGGTGAGAAGGGATCTGTTTGGAACTGATGCACCCCTCAATATTGCTGCCTTCACACTGGGTGGCTGTGCTGCCAGGGGGATGGATGCTTCTTCTCAAGTCTTCATCTTTGAATCTGCTCTGTATGGCTGCAACAGCAAGTTGACC GTGACTGCAAAGGAGCTTGTCTATATCTTCTCCCTTGGTATGGCTTCAGTGCCCTTAAGTAGTACTCCCATTCAAAGGGTTGCTGCTACTGTGGTTTCAATTGAGTGTCACTACCTGAG ATTCCACAATGTGAGCAGCAATCCTCTTATGCCTGCTTGGATCCCATATGCTTCTGCCCAAGCTGCTGAGGAACTTCTTGTTTTCTCCTTGAGGCTTATGATGG CTGACTGGACTTCTGAAAGGCCGTCCAACCAGTACTACCTGGGTGAGCTCATCAACATTGAGGCCTCTGTACTGCAGTTCAACCACGTACCTCTGCGTGTCCTTGTTGACAGCTGTGTGGCCACCCCTGTCCCTGACCTCAATGCCATCCCTAGATATTCCTTCATTGAGAACTATGG GTGCATGATTGATGCCAAGCTTACACACTCCAGCTCTCACTTCTTGCCTCAAACTCAAGCATCTAAACTGAGACTTCAGCTGGAGGCCTTCAGGTTTCAACAAGTGAACAGCAGCATG gtTTACATTGCATGCCTCCTAAAAGCAACTGCAGCATCTGCCCCTGCTGATGCTGAGCACAAGGCTTGTTCATTCTCCAACAATGG ATGGACTGCTGCATATGGTGCTGACCAGGTATGCAGTTGTTGCAGTAGTAGCTGTGCTGGGAGGAAGGGCCATGAGCTGGCATCAGAGCAAG GTCTGCAGCTAGTGAAGGAAGTAAACCTTGGCCCAGTTGTGGTTCTGGAAAATGCTTGGTAG